The proteins below come from a single Acinonyx jubatus isolate Ajub_Pintada_27869175 chromosome A1, VMU_Ajub_asm_v1.0, whole genome shotgun sequence genomic window:
- the PHYKPL gene encoding 5-phosphohydroxy-L-lysine phospho-lyase isoform X3, whose amino-acid sequence MAADRRGKAETLALRRRLLSDSCRLFYPEDPIKIVRGQGQYLYDEQGAEYLDCVNNVAHVGHCHPLVVQAAHEQNQVLNTNSRYLHDNIVDYAQRLSETLPEKLSVFYFLNSGSEANDLALRLARQYTGHWDVVVLDHAYHGHLSSLIDISPYKFRDLDGQKEWVHVAPLPDTYRGLYREDHPNPAGAYASEVERVVNSVQEKGRKIAAFFAESLPSVGGQIIPPAGFFQEVAEHIHRAGGVFVADEIQVGFGRVGQHFWAFQLQGEDFVPDIVTMGKSIGNGHPVACVATTQAVARAFEATGVEYFNTFGGSPVSCAVGLAVLDVLEKEQLQAHAASVGSFLTELLRQQKAKHPIIGDVRGTGLFIGVDLIKDEATRTPATEEANYVVSRMKENYILLSTDGPGRNVLKFKPPMCFSVDNARHVVAKMDAILTSMEEKVRSCETLRLQP is encoded by the exons ATGGCCGCCGATCGGCGCGGGAAGGCCGAGACTCTGGCCCTGAGGCGGCGGCTGCTAAG CGATTCTTGCAGACTCTTTTATCCTGAGGATCCTATTAAGATTGTCCGGGGCCAAGGACAGTACTTGTACGATGAACAGGGTGCAGAATACCTGGATTGTGTCAACAATGTGGCTCATG TTGGGCACTGCCACCCTCTCGTGGTCCAAGCAGCGCACGAACAAAACCAGGTGCTGAACACCAACAGCCGGTACCTGCACGACAACATCGTGGATTATGCACAGAGGCTATCAGAGACCCTGCCGGAGAAgctctctgtgttttatttcctgaatTCTGG GTCAGAAGCCAATGACCTGGCCCTGAGGCTGGCCCGCCAGTACACGGGACATTGGGACGTGGTGGTGTTAGACCA TGCTTATCACGGTCACCTGAGCTCCCTGATTGACATCAGCCCCTACAAGTTCCGAGACCTGGATGGCCAGAAGGAGTGGGTCCATGTG GCACCTCTCCCAGACACCTACCGGGGTCTTTACCGGGAGGACCACCCCAATCCGGCTGGGGCCTATGCCAGCGAGGTGGAACGCGTGGTGAACAGCGTACAGGAAAAGGGCAGGAAG ATTGCAGCGTTCTTTGCAGAGTCTCTGCCCAGCGTGGGAGGACAGATCATCCCCCCTGCCGGCTTCTTCCAGGAAGTGGCAGA GCACATCCACAGGGCCGGAGGGGTCTTTGTCGCAGACGAGATTCAAGTGGGCTTTGGCCGAGTGGGCCAGCACTTCTGGGCCTTCCAACTGCAAGGAGAAGACTTCGTCCCTGACATTGTCACCATGGGCAAGTCCATCGGCAATGGCCACCCCGTAGCCTGTGTGGCCACAACCCAAGCTGTGGCAAGGGCATTTGAAGCCACCGGCGTCGAATACTTCAACACG TTTGGAGGCAGCCCGGTGTCCTGCGCCGTGGGCCTGGCCGTCCTGGACGTCCTAGAGAAGGAACAGCTGCAGGCCCACGCCGCCTCCGTGGGCAGCTTCCTGACGGAGCTCCTCAGACAGCAGAAAGCCAAACATCCCATCATCGGGGACGTCAG GGGCACTGGGCTCTTCATCGGTGTGGACCTGATCAAAGACGAGGCAACCAGGACACCAGCAACTGAAGAGGCCAATTACGTGGTGTCCAG GATGAAGGAGAACTACATTTTGCTGAGCACTGATGGCCCAGGGAGGAACGTCCTCAAGTTTAAACCCCCGATGTGCTTCAGTGTGGACAATGCACGACATGTGGTGGCCAAGATGGATGCCATCCTGACAA
- the PHYKPL gene encoding 5-phosphohydroxy-L-lysine phospho-lyase isoform X1: MAADRRGKAETLALRRRLLSDSCRLFYPEDPIKIVRGQGQYLYDEQGAEYLDCVNNVAHVGHCHPLVVQAAHEQNQVLNTNSRYLHDNIVDYAQRLSETLPEKLSVFYFLNSGSEANDLALRLARQYTGHWDVVVLDHAYHGHLSSLIDISPYKFRDLDGQKEWVHVAPLPDTYRGLYREDHPNPAGAYASEVERVVNSVQEKGRKIAAFFAESLPSVGGQIIPPAGFFQEVAEHIHRAGGVFVADEIQVGFGRVGQHFWAFQLQGEDFVPDIVTMGKSIGNGHPVACVATTQAVARAFEATGVEYFNTFGGSPVSCAVGLAVLDVLEKEQLQAHAASVGSFLTELLRQQKAKHPIIGDVRGTGLFIGVDLIKDEATRTPATEEANYVVSRMKENYILLSTDGPGRNVLKFKPPMCFSVDNARHVVAKMDAILTSKLGAQGGSLELNLQPIARTFQPAQERGSTASQESLKRQREQGAEVWRGPGNPSHPFPWLCLEGLPEHQVGRN; encoded by the exons ATGGCCGCCGATCGGCGCGGGAAGGCCGAGACTCTGGCCCTGAGGCGGCGGCTGCTAAG CGATTCTTGCAGACTCTTTTATCCTGAGGATCCTATTAAGATTGTCCGGGGCCAAGGACAGTACTTGTACGATGAACAGGGTGCAGAATACCTGGATTGTGTCAACAATGTGGCTCATG TTGGGCACTGCCACCCTCTCGTGGTCCAAGCAGCGCACGAACAAAACCAGGTGCTGAACACCAACAGCCGGTACCTGCACGACAACATCGTGGATTATGCACAGAGGCTATCAGAGACCCTGCCGGAGAAgctctctgtgttttatttcctgaatTCTGG GTCAGAAGCCAATGACCTGGCCCTGAGGCTGGCCCGCCAGTACACGGGACATTGGGACGTGGTGGTGTTAGACCA TGCTTATCACGGTCACCTGAGCTCCCTGATTGACATCAGCCCCTACAAGTTCCGAGACCTGGATGGCCAGAAGGAGTGGGTCCATGTG GCACCTCTCCCAGACACCTACCGGGGTCTTTACCGGGAGGACCACCCCAATCCGGCTGGGGCCTATGCCAGCGAGGTGGAACGCGTGGTGAACAGCGTACAGGAAAAGGGCAGGAAG ATTGCAGCGTTCTTTGCAGAGTCTCTGCCCAGCGTGGGAGGACAGATCATCCCCCCTGCCGGCTTCTTCCAGGAAGTGGCAGA GCACATCCACAGGGCCGGAGGGGTCTTTGTCGCAGACGAGATTCAAGTGGGCTTTGGCCGAGTGGGCCAGCACTTCTGGGCCTTCCAACTGCAAGGAGAAGACTTCGTCCCTGACATTGTCACCATGGGCAAGTCCATCGGCAATGGCCACCCCGTAGCCTGTGTGGCCACAACCCAAGCTGTGGCAAGGGCATTTGAAGCCACCGGCGTCGAATACTTCAACACG TTTGGAGGCAGCCCGGTGTCCTGCGCCGTGGGCCTGGCCGTCCTGGACGTCCTAGAGAAGGAACAGCTGCAGGCCCACGCCGCCTCCGTGGGCAGCTTCCTGACGGAGCTCCTCAGACAGCAGAAAGCCAAACATCCCATCATCGGGGACGTCAG GGGCACTGGGCTCTTCATCGGTGTGGACCTGATCAAAGACGAGGCAACCAGGACACCAGCAACTGAAGAGGCCAATTACGTGGTGTCCAG GATGAAGGAGAACTACATTTTGCTGAGCACTGATGGCCCAGGGAGGAACGTCCTCAAGTTTAAACCCCCGATGTGCTTCAGTGTGGACAATGCACGACATGTGGTGGCCAAGATGGATGCCATCCTGACAAGTAAGCTGGGAGCCCAAGGAGGGTCTCTAGAGCTCAACCTGCAGCCAATAGCCAGGACATTCCAGCCTGCCCAGGAAAGGGGCTCAACAGCAAGCCAGGAGtctttgaagagacagagggaacaaGGAGCTGAGGTGTGGAGGGGTCCCGGGAACCCAAGCCACCCCTTTCCCTGGCTGTGCCTAGAGGGCCTTCCTGAGCACCAAGTAGGCAGGAACTAG
- the PHYKPL gene encoding 5-phosphohydroxy-L-lysine phospho-lyase isoform X2: MGEGLEAGKHHCALKVLSLPETGGLWGAGAMVGGLVPSGLQTWLSTSYCPHSDSCRLFYPEDPIKIVRGQGQYLYDEQGAEYLDCVNNVAHVGHCHPLVVQAAHEQNQVLNTNSRYLHDNIVDYAQRLSETLPEKLSVFYFLNSGSEANDLALRLARQYTGHWDVVVLDHAYHGHLSSLIDISPYKFRDLDGQKEWVHVAPLPDTYRGLYREDHPNPAGAYASEVERVVNSVQEKGRKIAAFFAESLPSVGGQIIPPAGFFQEVAEHIHRAGGVFVADEIQVGFGRVGQHFWAFQLQGEDFVPDIVTMGKSIGNGHPVACVATTQAVARAFEATGVEYFNTFGGSPVSCAVGLAVLDVLEKEQLQAHAASVGSFLTELLRQQKAKHPIIGDVRGTGLFIGVDLIKDEATRTPATEEANYVVSRMKENYILLSTDGPGRNVLKFKPPMCFSVDNARHVVAKMDAILTSMEEKVRSCETLRLQP; the protein is encoded by the exons ATGGGTGAGGGACTGGAAGCAGGAAAGCACCACTGTGCCCTTAAAGTTTTGTCCCTCCCAGAAACTGGGGGGTTGTGGGGGGCAGGTGCTATGGTGGGTGGACTTGTCCCTTCAGGTCTTCAGACATGGCTGTCCACTTCTTACTGTCCCCACAGCGATTCTTGCAGACTCTTTTATCCTGAGGATCCTATTAAGATTGTCCGGGGCCAAGGACAGTACTTGTACGATGAACAGGGTGCAGAATACCTGGATTGTGTCAACAATGTGGCTCATG TTGGGCACTGCCACCCTCTCGTGGTCCAAGCAGCGCACGAACAAAACCAGGTGCTGAACACCAACAGCCGGTACCTGCACGACAACATCGTGGATTATGCACAGAGGCTATCAGAGACCCTGCCGGAGAAgctctctgtgttttatttcctgaatTCTGG GTCAGAAGCCAATGACCTGGCCCTGAGGCTGGCCCGCCAGTACACGGGACATTGGGACGTGGTGGTGTTAGACCA TGCTTATCACGGTCACCTGAGCTCCCTGATTGACATCAGCCCCTACAAGTTCCGAGACCTGGATGGCCAGAAGGAGTGGGTCCATGTG GCACCTCTCCCAGACACCTACCGGGGTCTTTACCGGGAGGACCACCCCAATCCGGCTGGGGCCTATGCCAGCGAGGTGGAACGCGTGGTGAACAGCGTACAGGAAAAGGGCAGGAAG ATTGCAGCGTTCTTTGCAGAGTCTCTGCCCAGCGTGGGAGGACAGATCATCCCCCCTGCCGGCTTCTTCCAGGAAGTGGCAGA GCACATCCACAGGGCCGGAGGGGTCTTTGTCGCAGACGAGATTCAAGTGGGCTTTGGCCGAGTGGGCCAGCACTTCTGGGCCTTCCAACTGCAAGGAGAAGACTTCGTCCCTGACATTGTCACCATGGGCAAGTCCATCGGCAATGGCCACCCCGTAGCCTGTGTGGCCACAACCCAAGCTGTGGCAAGGGCATTTGAAGCCACCGGCGTCGAATACTTCAACACG TTTGGAGGCAGCCCGGTGTCCTGCGCCGTGGGCCTGGCCGTCCTGGACGTCCTAGAGAAGGAACAGCTGCAGGCCCACGCCGCCTCCGTGGGCAGCTTCCTGACGGAGCTCCTCAGACAGCAGAAAGCCAAACATCCCATCATCGGGGACGTCAG GGGCACTGGGCTCTTCATCGGTGTGGACCTGATCAAAGACGAGGCAACCAGGACACCAGCAACTGAAGAGGCCAATTACGTGGTGTCCAG GATGAAGGAGAACTACATTTTGCTGAGCACTGATGGCCCAGGGAGGAACGTCCTCAAGTTTAAACCCCCGATGTGCTTCAGTGTGGACAATGCACGACATGTGGTGGCCAAGATGGATGCCATCCTGACAA